GACGAGCGCCGCACCGCGTCGTGACCTGCGGCGACGGAGTGGGAGAGCATCGGGCTCGTCGGCCGGCATGGCGGGTCGCCGGTCGGGGACCCGGTCCTCGCCCTCGTCGAGCTCGACGCGCTGCATGTCCACCGGCGCAACCTAGTCCCGCGCGGCCACGAGGTCGACGATCCGGTCGAGGAGTCCCTCCTGTGCCGCGACGACGAGCCCGCGCGCGTCGTCGAGCCGCACCCACGCGACGCGGTCGATCTCGGGCACCTCGAGCGTGCGGCCCGAGCGCGGCGGCCACTCGACGGTCACGAGGTTGCTCGTCACGGGCGTGCCGCCGTCGACGTCGGGCGCCCCGGGCGGCCCGACGAGCGTGGCGACGTCGACGTCGCCCTCGCGGGCCCACGCGTGCACGCGCTTGCCGCCGGACTGGCGGACCTCGCCCAGCGGCTCGTCGTCGCGCAGCGGGGCCGGCGGCGCGAACCCGAGCTCCTCGGCGAACTCGCGCAGCGCGGCGGCGTGGGGGTCCTCGTCGGGCTCGACGAGCCCTTTGGGGACCGTCCACGCGCGCTCCCGACGCGCCCAGAACGGCCCGCCCATGTGCGCGAGGAGCACCTCGACGGCCCGCGTGCGGCCGCGGGCCGCGGAACCGGTTCCGGCGGCAGCGTCCGACGCGGGCGCGACGAGGCGGTAAAGGAGGAGTCCGGCGCTGACGGGAGCCATCCCTCGATCCTGCCCCCGCCGCGACCTGCGCGTCGTCGTGGACACGCTCCCACGTGAATCGATTCGGGTGGTTTACGGCCCGAAGGGCCTGTCGGGATGGTGATCGCGTCCCGTCGTGCCTCGCCGGTGGTCGGCATCGTCGCCCGCACTCGTCGACGCACGCCAGGGGTTCGTGCACCTCCGTCACCGCACCCGCTCCAGCCGGCGGGTGCGAGGGCGACCTCGCGCGAAGCCGCGCCCGGCTCGCCCACCAGCCAGAAAGGTACGGATGATGTCCTCTTCGACCCGACGGCGACACGCCTGGGTGGCCTTCGCCGCCCTGGGTGTGTCGTCACTCCT
The sequence above is a segment of the Cellulomonas palmilytica genome. Coding sequences within it:
- a CDS encoding NUDIX domain-containing protein: MAPVSAGLLLYRLVAPASDAAAGTGSAARGRTRAVEVLLAHMGGPFWARRERAWTVPKGLVEPDEDPHAAALREFAEELGFAPPAPLRDDEPLGEVRQSGGKRVHAWAREGDVDVATLVGPPGAPDVDGGTPVTSNLVTVEWPPRSGRTLEVPEIDRVAWVRLDDARGLVVAAQEGLLDRIVDLVAARD